DNA from Arvicola amphibius chromosome 13, mArvAmp1.2, whole genome shotgun sequence:
atgcatgcatgcgagtgtgcgtgtgtgtgcagtgtgtgtgatgtgcatgtgtgcgcgtgtgtttgTGCAGcatgtatgcagtgtgtgtgcagtgtgtgagtttatgcagtgtgtgtgcatgtgtgcatgtgtgtgtgcgtgttgggAGGGTCAGAAGTCAGTGTCAGGACCTCTCTCCATTGCTCTCcctcagagtctctcactgaacctggagtttactgttttagacaggcagagttGGCTAATGAGTCCCCAGGACTTGTCTGTGTGCTGCTCCGCTGCCGTGGTTACAGATGTGgtcctggctttttatgtgggtgccgggGATATCAGCTCAAGTCCTCATGTCTTCACACAAGcgctttagccactgagccatctgcccttCCCCACAgcattccttcttttttcttttgagacaagagctcCTTATGTGTGCCTCACTGGCCTGGGAACTCatgatgtagaccaggttggtcctaaactcacagagatctgcctgcctgccttccaagtgctaggattaaaggtgtgcacagccatgcctggctaACACACCATTTCTTGTGAAAGAGACTTTTCAGGAGTGTATGCAATAATTCCACTTCTGTCTTAATTGGCTGAGGTGTAGTCATATGGttatatgttgtggaatattattttaagctgtgttatatttgtttatggtGTGGAACATTTgtcttaatgatgcaaagatgtgttgcattcttttacattgcatttgtttaactctgtgaagctgtgattctttgcctgcctgaaacacctgatgttctaataaagagctgaatggccaatagcaaggcaggagaaaggataggcagggctagcaggcagagagaaaagaaggagcaagagaaccaGGAGAGGATGaccatcaggggccagccacttagccacccagtcacccagtcacccagccactcagctgcccagccacccagtcacctagtcacccagacacccagacacccagtACGCAGCCACACAGACACCCAGTCACCtatcacccagccacccagccacccagctaacCACAGAGTAAGATATACCGAAGTAAGAAGagaccagaggcaaaaggtagatgggataatttaagttagaaaaagcTGGCTaggggctggtgaaatggttcagtggttaagagccctggttgctcttccagacgGACcagcgttcaattcccagcacccacacggcagctcacaactgtctgtaactcctcccttgcaagggatctgacactcacacagacatacatgcaggcaacacaccaatgtacatacaataaaaataaattattaaaaaaagctggctagaaataagccaagctaagactgggcatttataagaaagaataagactcccaTGTTGGTGGTTTATTTGGAGCTGGACGGCAGACCCCCAGCAGAGTAAAGAGCAAAGAACAACAGTTACACTCACCGGCAAACGTTAGTCAGCTTCCTTTGCCTTTCCCCAGCCGGTCAACCCTGGGGGACTGGGAGATGATGCCTTCTCGGGTGAGTGCGTCCCCTCTGTGCAGACTGGACAAGGTAGCCTGTCCAAGCAAACTACATTTATGGACAGAAGCACTCTTGAGCAATGCCTGAAAGAAAATGTGTCCCTTCCTCCTCAGTGGACAGTGCCCTAAGTCAGGGTACCTGGCAGGGTGACCTGGGCTGGACCTTaacttccctttatttcttttgcaaTTCATAATCTACATAAAAGTATTCTGGCTTGATGGGTATGAATTCACAACCCCATTTTATAGACGAGCAAACTGAGACTCTGAGGAAGAAATCATAATGGGATGTGGGTTCAGGCTCCAGGGCAAGTGCTGCCAGCTGACTCTGTCACATCTCTGGGACACTTGGTCCCAGTCCTAGATGGCTGTCAGATGCCCTAGTGTATAAGGGCTTTATATCCCAGCAGGAGCATGGCACACGGCTCATGCTCTGTGCCCAGCTTCATCCCAGAATCTAGGCCAGACCATATATGGCTGCACCAACGCTAGGGAGAGACGGCTGTTTTCAGTTCAACCTGGAGTTGGTGGGGCCTGGAATTAACCAGATCAGACATAGTCCTAGGTAGCGGCCCAATCTACTTACCCCCAATGCCCAAAGGTTCTTCTCCTGACAGACAACTCAGTCCTTGTTGCTATTTCTGGCTCGTACGCTGTCAGCAACACCCAAAATAGTGACTCCAGAGTCATCCTGGTGTGTTCATGTGGGCAGTCTGCCCCTGCTGCCTGGACTAGGCCATTAGGAGGCTGGGACAGAGCCTTCCCTTTGGCCTAGAGCTCGGGTTTCAGCAGGGCACATTCTTGGGACTCTGTAGATGGAGTTCAGAGTCTAGGGCTGCCTTGGGAAAAGGTAGGGAAACCATAAGGTCTCTGCTGTCTTGGTGGGGACTCTGAAGGATTCAGGGGTCCTATAGGGGGAGGGTATCGCGTGAGCTGGTTGAGAGACAGGGCATGCACCTGGAGCAGAGACCACTCAGTCCCGAAACACGGCAGGATCGAGTCTCTTTCACGGCCTTTGTTATGGGGCCAGGTCATAGTGGTATGAAACCCACAGCTGACGGTCCAGGGACCGGCAAAGCTGTACCTGAAGGGGTTTCAGGAACTTCGTCCAGAATGGCAGCTCTTATGGTTTGAGTCTGAAATGTCTCCCTCCAGGCTCATCTGTTTGAATGTTTGGATCTCAGCTGGAGGTTCAGTCTGGGGAGGTTTTGGAGCCTTTGGGACACAGAGATGTGTTACAGGTGACCGTCTACATTCTAATTTTAGCCCGAGATCTCTGCATCTGGCCTGATCTAGTCACTGCTCTGTTGCTCTGTAAAGACACCCTGACCAAGGccattcttataaaagaaagcagttaactgggggcttgctgaTAGTTTTAGAGGATTAGTccgtgatcatcatggcaggaagcagacaggcatggtgctggagctttACATACTGATCTTCGGGCAGcaggaccaaacattcaaacacatgagcctatgtgGGCTGTTCCCGTTCAAACACCTCACTGAGTTCTCTGGGCATACAGTGTGAGCAGCCTTACATCCCTGCTGCCACAAATGGAGCTACCGTTAATTTTGTCAGAAATTGTGAACCATAATAATGATGTCTTTTTTTAAGTAGCTTCTATCAGGTATTTGACACAGAAATGTAGGAGCATCAGGGAGGCAAGAGGACAGAACCTGGAGAAATCTTCATAGTCTTAGGGTCAGACAGAGAAAGCATGGGACAAGCAGGAACAGCCAGAGACGAGGGGAAAAACCTATCATATCACCCTCAAAACCAGGCCAGGGCTGTGCTATTTACCGGTGAGGAACCCAAGGGGAtctttctgtcctgtcttcttccttttctcatatagcccaggctggcctcaaactcactatgtactggggatgaccttgaacttctgatatttctgcctctatcttccaagtgctaggattacatggctgagacatgtgcacacatggttTTTGTCATAACGGATGtcatgatttgaatgaaaatggctcccacaAGTGcataggaagtgacactattagctgtggccttgttggagtaggtgtgaccttagAGGAAATgcgtcactgggggcaggctttgagacttcaaatgctcaagccaggcccagtgctgctctctcttcctgctgcctgccaatccagatgtagagctctaagccagctctccagcaccatgtctgcctgcacgcccccatgctccttgccatgacaacaatggactaaacctctaaacctgTAATCCAGCCCCAGTTACATATTGTCCTTTAGAAGAGCTgcgtggtcacggtgtctctttacagcaatagaaaccttaattaaGACACTGAGGACCAAACCTAGAGcctgtgcacactaggcaagcgctctcctgagctgcatccctagcCCCCGGCCTGGAAGCTACTATGtcatctaggctggccttgaattcacaaggTTAGGGCATAAGCTACCAAAGCTTGCTGCTTTGTTGTTCATGGCGTCGTGGATCAAACCCAGAGGTTTACATACGCCAGGCAAGTGCTGGCCACTGCACTGCACCCCCAGCACTAGCAGTGagtttttaaatgagtttttcaGACTGTTCACTCGTGTTCGTACACTTGTGTTTTGGAGGCAGTGTATTCATGTCACAGTAAgtatgtggaggtgagaggacaattAGCGGGAGATGCTTCTCTATTTCTgccctgtgggtcccagggactgaactcaagccCTCGGGTTTGGTAGCAATACCTCTACCAGTCCAGCTGTCTCACTGGACCTTAAGTTGCTTTATTTTGAAGTAAACATCACTTGCTTTACTATTACTGTGTATAGCGTGCTGTGCTAGGGTGTGTACGTTGCCATGGCacggatgtggaggtcagaggacaccgtCACTGAGCCCATTCTCTCCTTTATAGGGTGGAaactaaactcaggttgtcagggctCGCGCTACAGATAATTTTACttgatgagccatcttgctgactccCAAAAGTGAACTTTGACCATGGCCCAGAAAGGATGTGACCCTTGGGACTTAGCCACGGGTGAGGGTATGAAAGGGACAAGATGAGGAAGCAGCTGCTCAGTCCCCAGTGCCACATCACACTACCTCCTGAACCAGAACACTAGCATTAACTCACTCCTCCTGCATTCTCTCCTCAGCCGGCCTTGTCACGCCCTCAGGCTCCTCCCTCTGCCaggctgctgagccatccttagGCTCCTGGCCTTCTTGACAATAAAGCCATTGTCTCACACACATCCTTTATTATGATGAACCTTTTATTATAGAGACAGACTGAATTTTCTTCGGCATAAAGAATTTCTGTATTGGGTCAAGGACTCCACCTGCTGAAAGTGCCACCCAgccagccctgcctctgcctcaatgGAGCCCTGACTTGCTGGTATCATGTCAGGGTCTCTGGAAACAGCAGAGACTGTCATCCCCAGGGCTAGGCATGTCAGGTTGGACCACGCTGGATGGAGGGGTCAGGGCTTCAGGCGCCCCCTGAGTCAGAGCCGCCCCGTTTCCCGCCTCAGCCTGTTGTCCAGAACCTGGAGCTGTCGGAGAAAGCCCGAGTTGGGGCAGATATCTCGGTGGGCCTGCACCGTCTGGATGGCATCGACCAGTGTCATGTTCTCGCAGATCATGAGGAAGGCCAGGACAACCGTGGCAGAGCGGCTTACCCCCATGGCGCAGTGGACTAGCACACGGTCTGTAGGAAGACCAGACTAGCATTGGCCACTGAACCCACCTCACCTCTGGGGGAAGGGACAGCTCGGCCATCCCTTCTGTCCACCTGTCCCAACACCCTGGAAACCGGACACTGTCCTCATTGTCAAATGGGGCAAGGGaggctcaaggtcacacagcaattTAGTGTAGGGCTAACGTGAGCACCTGGATCCCCTCTTTTGGCCCCGAGGGGCATCCTCTGATAGCCACTGCAACTCTAGGAGAGGGTCACCAGACTTCTAGAGTCCCTTGGATTTACATCACAGGGAAtgccctcttcctttcccctcagtctgctctctctctctgtttctcccatgaAGCCTTGTACCTACTTATGTTTCCTGAGTCTTTGCTAGGTGTTGTGATTTCTGCCTAATGGGATGGCCTCTTTCTATAGGATATAGTTATACTAGTGACCAtaatggattgtgtgtgtgttgatgtggtggtacacatgaGTGTATagatgtgtatgcatatgtgtacacatgcatatcaAAGCCAGAAGTCAACTGTGTTGGTTGCTCCTCAAGCTCTGTCtaccttggttttttgagacaggatctcttccTGGCTAGGCTGCCCTGCCAGTGAACCTCACTCAGATATCCTGATTTTCATCTCCCTAACGCTGGGATGACCAGCACACACTCCCATGCCTGCCTTTttcatgtaggttccagggagtGACTACCGATCTTCATCGTGCACAGCAGGCATGGTAcacctgagccctctctccagcccccacgcCGAATCGTAGTCCTATCTGCAACTGTCAGGCACCACGGTACGCTCACTAAATGGTGATAGGCACCTGCTCCTTAGAGTGGGACAGTCGCTGATGGGGTTGGTGCCACAGGCTCCCTACCCACCGGTGCTACTGGAGAAATGGATAGCGCCTCATCCCACCCTGACCCCAACCTGCCCAATCCCGTCCCCAGCAGCTCACTTCGGGGAGTATTGAGGGCGTCTCTGATGTATCGAgcaacaggcaggaagtagacacTGAGGTCAAAGAAGGGATTATCATCCGCTTCGATGCCATAGTACTCCAGAGGTGTTCCACGATAGAACTTGGCACCGGTGTCCACTTGAAACTTGCCTGCAGCCACATTCACAACATGGGTGATGCCCAGTTGGATAAGACGGTTCTTGTCTCGGGCAGCATAGCTGGAGGAAGGGCACACGAGAAGTTAGGGTGGAGGTGTATCTCACGCCTCTGCTCTCCTCCAAGGGCAGAGACCGGACTGTGAACTTCTCTGACGAGGGCAATACCTACTGCAGCGCTTCTCACCCTGGCTAAGGtggcaaccctttaatacagtccatggtgacccctaaccagaaagttattttgctgctacttcatatctgtaattttgctactgctatgaagcataatgtaaatatctgatatacaggttATCTTCTATGcgacccctgtgaaggggtcgtggcccacaggttgagaagcactgctctagccCTTTTACCCCGGGGAGATTTCCTGGAGGGGTGTTTAGCTACACACATCCAAAGCTTTAGGAATGTGTGTAGACTTTGTGTAAACACTAGGAACAGAttaaaaggaagaattcaaaatgTGCCAAAAGACAGTATAGAAGCTGAATTTAGTGgtatttaaaactgaaatattaggaaagagatttttttttgagacagggttttttttgtatagccctggctgtcctggaacttgctctgtagaccaggctggtcttgacctcacagagatcctcctgcctctgcctccttagtgctgggattaaaggcgtgtgccaccagtgcccagctgagcacttttttttttttgacagaaaatGAACTTAATTATTTTCAGTTGTTAAGTGTGGTACATCAATCCTTTCATCTGTGGTCTTGCTTTTCACAGGTTCATTTACCCACAGTCAGCAGTGTAAACAACGAATAGATTTTAAGTTCTGCACTGTCCTGCCACTGTGCCAAGGCTGCCATGGCTAGCAGTAGTCGTCAACTTTACTGATCTATGTAGAGGAACTCAGTTGAGGAACTGCCACCCCGGCTGGCCTAGGAACATGTCTCTGGGGCATTTTTTAGTTGTTAATTGATATAAGAGGATGCAGCCCACTGAGGGTGGTGCAATCCCTAGCAGGTGGGCCTGGCTGtagaagaaaggtagctgagcaagccagagggagcAGGTCATaggcagcattcctccacggtttctgcttcagctcctgcctgggCTTCTACTGACAGCCAACTGTATCTGTAATCCTaagaaactctttcctccccaagcggGCTTTGGTCAATGTTTTATGAAGCGAGAACAAGGACCAGACGTACCCTTTTGGCCAGTACATCTGCACTGCATATGCTACTTTAGTTGTTTGGAAGCTTTCTCAGTTACAAGATTAACTGTCACGGTATCACATCACAGGCCTGTGTGCAATTAGCCCTTACTAATACAGTAACTGCTGTCTGTTCTTATCAGTGTTACTTTCTTAATCTAATTTACAAACTAAACTTTACAAAGGTATTTATTAGTAGGAAAAAAAGCCAGCATATATTGTGAGCATTTGACACTGTCTTCAGTTTTGGATATTTGAAATTCCTGTGTGTATAAATTATGAAATGCCATGAATCACTAAAATATGGTGAATGCAGGTAAACAAGGGAAGATGTTTACGTTTTATCAAGAACCTGTGAAAATACAAGATATAAGACAGAATGCTCTAAGAATTTTTAACTATGTAGTAGGCGTCATGTAGAAAGCTCATCTCAAAACAGTATTGAAACTAGAACTGTGAAaaagcacatatttttaaaaattctacaaggATTTTTATCTCTGTGGAAAGAGGAATATTGTTAACTAAATATTAATCCTAAagatgtacttgtgtgtgtatgcagatctTTTCTGCATGTCCATCTGCacatcagaagagagcatcagatcacaTGGgacagcagttgtgagctgccatgtgggtgctgggaactgaactcaggacctctggaagagcagccagtgctctcacctcttgagtcagctctccagcccacttcATAGTTATGTctatattttccaaaatttaaGAAAACTCTTAGGGAAAAAcaagtttttcttctgtctgtctgtctgtctgtctgcctgcctgcctttccttctctcttgtaGAAACCTTGGGAAACTCATGTTTTTCCAGAACACCTTTACTAAACAGCTCTTGGATCACTATAATAGTTAAAAGTGGGGTCAGTACAAATGAAGAATTTATGGTATAGTCTTACAGTGGAATTATATAATAATAGCTACATCTACACAGAATAACATTGTGTCACACAATTTTAAACAAATGATGCTGTCCATGAATACACACACTATGGGCTGTTTGTCACACAGGTGTGAGGACCTGAAGTTCaaatcccaagcacccacataaaatccgAATGCAGTAGTGTGGGCCTGTAACATACCATGGCTCCTATGATGAGATGAATGGTGGAGACAGAAATGTCCCCAGAAGTTCATGGGCTGGCTAGCCTGGCATGTACAGCAATGGACAACAGACCGAAgatgtgtcctctgacctccacatatgacCATAGCAAGTATGCAAATGTGTTCACACGTgaatacatacagatatacacgTGCATACAAACAAAAAgttccttttaaatttatatgcatgtgtgtgctcctgtgaGTTTACgtgcaccatgtgcatgaagaagcctgtggaaatcagaagcgggcatcagagcccctggatctggagttacaggcagtagtaatctgccatgtgggcgctgggaatgaaccaaactcagatcttctgcaagaacagtaactgctgagccatttctttagcctcacaagacaaaaaaacaatttaagaatcATTTCACTCTAACTTTAGAAAGCAGACAAAAGGAGCTGGGtggtgttggctcacacctttaatcccagcactcaggaggcagaggcaggcggatctctgtgagttcgaagctaacctggtctaccaaagctagttccaggacaggctccaaagctacagagaaaccctgtcttgaaaacaacaacaacaataacaaaacaaacaaacaaacaaacaaaaaccaatgagaCTGGCAAGGTAGCACGTGACTTAATCCCAACAtgtaaaaggcagaggcaggaggatctttattAGTGTGAGGTCAGGCTGTTCTACCTAGTGAATTCtgggacagacagggctacatagtgagatttcgTGTCAATGATGATAATTATTTTAGACAGACTAGGCACATAGCTTAATTTGTGAAGTGCTTACTTCGTACACGCAACGATttgcctgggtttgatctctagcatAAAACAGTCGTGGTGATTTACCCTTGCAATCCCAGTATTTGGAGGTAGAGGCTAGAGGGTCAAAAGCTTGAGGTGTCCTCAGGTATATAGGGAGTTCAAGCCAACTTGGGGTACTTGAtaccttgtaaaaaaaaaaaaaaaaaaacaaaaaccaacttgTCACTTAAAGTGTGGCTACCCACCGAGAAAGGGAGCTTGCATAAGTAACTCCTTGTTTCTGAAAGATGAAACTGTtggtgtgtgtattttgtatctttttcttACCCGTGTTCTATTTCCATAATAAACATAAGAGGAAAGACAAATGTAGGTGATGCTGAGAAGCAGAGATGCCAACTGGAGGAGGCTTGTCCCACCTCTTACCCTTCTGCCCCCCCAGCTCCTCCGTGGGGCTCACTTACGCATCTCCCAAGAAAAGGTTGGGCCAGACTTCATTGATGTGGGTCAGCGTGGTGGCCCGACGGACCCACAGCAATCGCTGCAGCGAGGCCAGCGTGGGTGGCTGGTAGGGGGACACCTGGACCGCCCCATGAATCTTAGGCCTCCGAAGGTCCTGTTTCTGCAGTGA
Protein-coding regions in this window:
- the LOC119800002 gene encoding dual specificity protein phosphatase 13; translation: MDLSQPWLPPPALPAGPATAGCRPELRNPVKKGEEAKLSVAGSEKSAEDPDSEAGWQGRLRLESQSLSPATRLCHFATLALALALALALLAALAQVDARRMERAQSRAHPRTCCFIGFLQRSAHSLSCQLQSSQKQHQVCRDRRLETGSPHCPSERTTAWPGSPYRMDSLQKQDLRRPKIHGAVQVSPYQPPTLASLQRLLWVRRATTLTHINEVWPNLFLGDAYAARDKNRLIQLGITHVVNVAAGKFQVDTGAKFYRGTPLEYYGIEADDNPFFDLSVYFLPVARYIRDALNTPRNRVLVHCAMGVSRSATVVLAFLMICENMTLVDAIQTVQAHRDICPNSGFLRQLQVLDNRLRRETGRL